In the genome of Leucobacter luti, one region contains:
- a CDS encoding cation-translocating P-type ATPase, translating to MSTSAPSTAGPGVELEIGGMTCASCAMRIEKKLNKLDGVTATVNYATEKAKVTVPAGYDPELLIAEVEKTGYTAALPKPKRGKPEADSDEGADPELTSLRTRLIVSIILTVPVIAMAMIPALQFTYWQWASLALAAPVILWGAWPFHQAAWVNLKHGAATMDTLISMGTSAAFLWSLYALFFGTAGVPGMTHPFEFALAPSDGAANIYLEVGAGVTMFILAGRYFEKRSKKQAGAALRALLELGAKEVAVLRGGVETKIPVEDLSVGDEFVVRPGEKIATDGIVISGTSAVDASMLTGESIPVEVAEGDTVTGATTNAGGRLVVRATRIGSDTQLAQMAKLVEDAQTGKAEVQRLADRISGVFVPIVIVIAAAALGGWLGAGFPVSAAFTAAVAVLVIACPCALGLATPTALLVGTGRGAQMGVLIKGPEVLESTRKVDTVVLDKTGTVTTGKMTLVDVVLEPGTDRAELLRLAGALEDASEHPIAQAIAKGATQEVGTLRVPEDFANIEGKGVQGVVDGHAVLVGRESLLAEWSQQLSPELVATKARAEGEGKTVVAVGWDGEARGILIVSDTVKASSAEAIVQLTALGLTPVLLTGDNAAVARHIAAEVGIDEVIAEVLPKDKVDVVKRLQAEGKVVAMIGDGVNDAPALAQADLGLAMGTGADVAIEASDITLVRGDLRSAVDAIRLSRKTLGTIKTNLFWAFAYNVAAIPVAALGMLNPMLAGAAMALSSVFVVGNSLRLRGFKSVAQL from the coding sequence ATGAGTACCTCAGCACCGTCCACCGCCGGCCCGGGCGTCGAGCTCGAAATTGGCGGAATGACCTGTGCTTCCTGTGCGATGCGGATCGAGAAGAAGCTCAACAAGCTCGATGGCGTCACCGCAACTGTGAACTACGCGACTGAGAAGGCCAAGGTCACAGTGCCAGCTGGCTACGATCCCGAGTTGCTCATCGCCGAGGTCGAGAAGACCGGGTACACGGCGGCGCTCCCGAAGCCGAAGCGCGGGAAGCCGGAAGCGGACTCAGACGAGGGCGCAGATCCGGAGCTGACCTCGCTGCGTACACGCCTGATTGTGTCGATCATTCTCACCGTTCCAGTGATTGCGATGGCGATGATCCCCGCGCTCCAATTCACTTACTGGCAGTGGGCTTCGCTTGCCCTCGCGGCCCCGGTCATCCTCTGGGGTGCGTGGCCGTTCCACCAGGCTGCGTGGGTCAACCTCAAGCACGGCGCCGCCACGATGGACACACTGATTTCGATGGGAACATCGGCGGCGTTCCTGTGGTCGCTCTACGCGCTGTTCTTCGGAACTGCCGGGGTGCCCGGTATGACACACCCGTTCGAGTTCGCGCTTGCGCCGTCCGACGGCGCCGCCAACATCTACCTCGAGGTGGGCGCGGGCGTCACCATGTTTATCCTCGCCGGCCGCTACTTCGAGAAGCGCTCGAAGAAGCAGGCGGGGGCCGCGCTGCGCGCTCTGCTGGAGCTCGGTGCGAAAGAGGTCGCGGTGCTCCGCGGCGGGGTAGAGACCAAGATCCCGGTTGAGGATCTGAGCGTGGGCGACGAGTTCGTCGTGCGCCCAGGTGAGAAAATCGCCACAGACGGCATTGTGATCTCGGGCACCTCGGCGGTTGACGCTTCAATGCTTACGGGGGAGTCGATTCCGGTCGAGGTCGCCGAAGGGGATACCGTCACCGGCGCGACCACGAACGCTGGTGGGCGCCTGGTGGTCCGCGCCACGCGGATCGGATCGGACACCCAGCTCGCGCAGATGGCGAAGCTTGTCGAGGACGCCCAGACGGGTAAGGCTGAAGTGCAGCGGCTCGCGGATCGGATCTCCGGGGTCTTTGTGCCGATCGTGATCGTGATCGCCGCCGCAGCGCTGGGTGGTTGGCTCGGTGCCGGCTTCCCCGTCTCGGCGGCGTTCACCGCCGCTGTCGCGGTGCTCGTGATTGCGTGCCCGTGTGCCCTTGGCCTTGCGACGCCGACCGCGCTGCTTGTCGGAACGGGCCGCGGTGCGCAGATGGGCGTGCTCATCAAGGGGCCAGAAGTGCTCGAATCCACGCGCAAGGTCGACACGGTCGTGCTCGACAAGACCGGCACTGTGACCACCGGAAAGATGACGCTTGTCGATGTCGTGCTTGAGCCGGGCACCGATCGCGCTGAGTTGCTGCGCCTCGCCGGTGCGCTGGAAGACGCCTCGGAGCACCCGATCGCCCAGGCGATCGCGAAGGGCGCAACACAGGAGGTTGGCACACTCCGTGTGCCGGAGGACTTCGCGAACATCGAAGGCAAGGGCGTGCAGGGCGTTGTCGACGGCCACGCCGTACTGGTCGGCCGCGAGTCGCTGCTCGCCGAGTGGTCGCAACAGCTGAGTCCCGAACTCGTGGCCACGAAGGCTCGCGCCGAGGGGGAGGGCAAGACCGTCGTCGCCGTTGGCTGGGACGGGGAGGCGCGCGGGATCTTGATCGTGTCTGACACGGTGAAGGCAAGCAGCGCCGAGGCCATTGTGCAGCTCACGGCACTCGGGCTCACCCCCGTGCTCCTCACCGGGGACAACGCTGCGGTGGCGCGCCACATCGCGGCGGAGGTGGGGATCGACGAAGTCATCGCTGAGGTATTGCCGAAGGACAAGGTCGACGTGGTGAAGCGCCTGCAGGCCGAGGGCAAAGTCGTTGCGATGATCGGTGACGGCGTCAACGACGCACCAGCGCTCGCGCAGGCCGACCTCGGGCTCGCGATGGGCACCGGAGCCGACGTGGCCATTGAGGCCTCCGACATCACGCTCGTGCGCGGCGATCTGCGCAGCGCGGTCGACGCAATCCGGCTCTCACGCAAGACGCTCGGCACGATCAAGACGAACCTGTTCTGGGCTTTTGCCTACAACGTGGCGGCGATCCCCGTCGCGGCGCTCGGGATGCTCAACCCCATGCTCGCAGGTGCCGCCATGGCGCTCTCCAGCGTGTTCGTGGTCGGCAATAGCCTGCGGCTGCGCGGCTTCAAGTCTGTCGCGCAGCTGTAG
- a CDS encoding iron ABC transporter permease, with protein MTRRLIGLLVAGALLVLATLLSLGVGHRAIDPATVFAALTATDETNPLHVMVQELRVPRTVFAILVGAALAVCGALIQAFTRNPLADPGILGVNAGASFAVTFAVGVLGLTAPGAYVPFALCGALVLTVLVYALGSFGSAGATPMKLTLAGVALGAAFTGFTTAIVLQNHSTLQVMRFWGVGSVGGRTIDQLTWALPLILAGLVLGLMCARSLNALALGDDLAQALGARVAVTRILVIVAVTLLAGTSVAAAGPIAFVGIMVPHVVRWFTGPDQRWVLAYSMIVGPIFLVLADVIGRIALPNGELRVGIVTGLLGAPVLVALVRRKQASAL; from the coding sequence GTGACCAGAAGACTGATCGGATTGCTCGTCGCGGGGGCCCTGCTGGTCCTCGCGACGCTGCTCTCTCTTGGCGTGGGACACCGGGCCATTGACCCCGCGACAGTGTTCGCTGCACTCACAGCTACTGACGAGACGAACCCCCTCCACGTGATGGTGCAAGAGCTCCGTGTTCCGCGCACCGTGTTCGCCATCCTCGTCGGCGCAGCGCTTGCGGTCTGCGGCGCACTGATTCAGGCGTTCACCCGCAACCCACTGGCGGATCCAGGAATCCTTGGAGTGAATGCCGGGGCCTCGTTTGCCGTGACCTTCGCCGTTGGCGTGCTGGGCCTCACCGCACCGGGAGCATACGTGCCATTTGCGCTGTGTGGCGCGCTTGTCTTGACGGTCCTCGTCTATGCGCTCGGATCCTTCGGCTCAGCCGGAGCGACCCCGATGAAGCTGACGCTGGCCGGTGTGGCCCTCGGGGCAGCGTTCACCGGGTTTACCACTGCGATCGTCTTGCAGAATCACAGCACGCTGCAGGTGATGCGTTTTTGGGGCGTGGGCTCCGTGGGTGGGCGCACGATCGATCAGCTCACTTGGGCGCTGCCCCTCATCCTTGCCGGCCTGGTGCTCGGACTCATGTGTGCACGCTCGCTCAACGCGCTCGCCCTCGGTGACGACCTCGCCCAGGCGCTCGGCGCTCGCGTCGCCGTCACGCGCATCCTCGTGATCGTTGCTGTGACGCTACTCGCAGGTACGAGCGTTGCGGCCGCCGGCCCCATCGCGTTCGTCGGCATCATGGTGCCGCACGTGGTGCGCTGGTTCACCGGTCCAGATCAGCGCTGGGTCCTCGCATACTCCATGATTGTTGGTCCCATTTTCCTGGTGCTTGCCGACGTCATCGGTCGTATTGCTCTCCCGAACGGGGAGTTGCGGGTCGGCATTGTCACCGGCTTGCTCGGCGCTCCCGTACTCGTCGCGCTGGTGCGCCGCAAACAGGCGAGTGCACTGTGA
- a CDS encoding AraC family transcriptional regulator: MNLYQEADWAASGAYPSAVREPYLMGTGVVSGDEASVRPISPPHSHPEAMLAWCYRGAVAVHLQDAVLGLTPGQGVWIPAGVPHTARHERDSVGCYTYVPDAALQASLTDVTRVVVPRAVQEMLLHLGINDMDTALRIRIQSVLIEMLQVSSPEVVEQWGDVPLPGDERVRTLVETVLADPGEGRTARELFAAHGLHERTVLRVFNSEVGMNFRQWRTGVRMSYAARLITDGTPIGAAAHRSGYATTSAFSAAFKERFGVSPRQHVTRVRSDSAQRSYWR; this comes from the coding sequence ATGAATCTGTACCAGGAGGCCGACTGGGCCGCGAGCGGGGCATACCCCTCCGCAGTGCGCGAGCCATACCTCATGGGGACCGGGGTGGTTTCCGGTGACGAGGCGAGTGTGCGCCCGATCTCGCCGCCGCACAGTCACCCAGAGGCGATGCTTGCCTGGTGTTATCGCGGTGCAGTCGCTGTGCACCTTCAGGATGCAGTGCTGGGCCTGACGCCCGGGCAGGGCGTGTGGATCCCGGCCGGCGTGCCCCACACTGCGCGCCACGAACGTGACTCTGTCGGGTGCTATACCTACGTGCCTGACGCGGCACTTCAGGCTTCGCTCACCGACGTGACCCGAGTCGTGGTGCCCCGCGCCGTCCAGGAAATGCTGCTGCACCTGGGTATCAACGACATGGATACGGCGCTTCGGATTCGGATTCAGAGTGTGCTGATCGAGATGCTCCAGGTGTCATCTCCGGAAGTGGTGGAGCAGTGGGGTGATGTGCCATTGCCTGGCGATGAACGGGTGCGCACTCTTGTGGAGACGGTGCTTGCGGATCCGGGGGAGGGGCGCACTGCGCGCGAGCTTTTCGCCGCGCACGGCCTGCATGAGCGCACCGTGCTCAGGGTGTTCAACTCCGAGGTGGGCATGAATTTCCGGCAGTGGCGCACGGGGGTGCGGATGAGCTATGCCGCACGCCTGATCACTGACGGGACGCCGATCGGTGCGGCGGCTCATCGCTCCGGGTACGCAACGACGAGTGCGTTCTCCGCGGCGTTCAAGGAGCGCTTTGGGGTGAGCCCGCGCCAGCACGTGACGCGAGTGCGATCGGACTCCGCGCAGCGCTCGTACTGGCGCTAG
- a CDS encoding MFS transporter produces the protein MSTPQPISAAKRWLGLVLIATAQFVVIMDTSIIGVALPDIQRELGFTPESLSWVFNAYVVTFGGLLLLGGRLSDLFGARKIFALGWVILIAGSLMAGAASTVGLEIAGRVVQGAGSALIAPAALTLLMMLFGGTSDLPKAFAVYGAAAPIGGSAGVFLGGVLTEYVSWPWVFYVTVPIALFVLAFTATALPRTPRKAAGSIDIGGALTVTLGLAAIVYAVVNAPEVGWLTAQTLGVSAGGVALLIVFFIIQARSKNPLLRLGLLRAPLLAAANNAQLMLGAAWVSMWFFLNLYLQQVLGASAFAAGAALLPMTGLVVIIMIAVAPRLQARFGAKALIVSGLLILAAGLLWLSFVRPDGSYAVDVLPASLLAALGMSLAFVPSLGTAINAAPPAETGVASGLVSTSYQIGSALGLAVLTAIVYGVSGAAPSAVELTQGYSAAFIGASALALIGAVITAVAMRTPSPAPAPAETPISA, from the coding sequence ATGTCCACCCCTCAGCCCATATCCGCCGCGAAGCGATGGCTCGGCCTCGTGCTCATCGCGACGGCGCAATTCGTTGTCATCATGGACACGTCGATCATCGGCGTCGCTCTTCCCGACATCCAACGCGAACTCGGCTTCACGCCCGAGTCGTTGTCTTGGGTGTTCAACGCCTACGTGGTGACATTCGGAGGGCTGCTGCTCCTCGGCGGTCGGCTTTCTGATCTGTTTGGCGCGCGCAAGATCTTCGCCCTCGGGTGGGTGATCCTCATCGCCGGCTCGTTGATGGCCGGTGCCGCTTCGACGGTCGGCCTCGAGATCGCGGGCCGCGTGGTGCAGGGTGCCGGATCCGCATTGATCGCGCCGGCCGCACTCACGCTGCTCATGATGCTGTTCGGAGGCACGTCCGACCTCCCGAAGGCGTTCGCCGTGTACGGCGCTGCCGCTCCAATCGGCGGCAGCGCCGGTGTCTTCCTTGGCGGCGTGCTGACCGAGTACGTGAGCTGGCCGTGGGTGTTCTATGTGACGGTGCCGATCGCACTGTTCGTGCTCGCGTTCACCGCGACCGCGCTCCCCCGCACTCCACGGAAGGCAGCCGGTTCGATCGACATCGGCGGCGCGCTCACGGTAACACTCGGCCTTGCGGCAATTGTTTACGCCGTGGTCAATGCGCCGGAGGTCGGGTGGCTCACCGCGCAGACCCTTGGCGTGAGTGCGGGAGGCGTTGCGCTGCTCATCGTGTTCTTCATCATTCAAGCGCGCAGCAAGAACCCGCTGCTGCGACTCGGACTGCTTCGCGCCCCGCTGCTCGCAGCGGCGAACAACGCGCAACTGATGCTCGGGGCCGCGTGGGTATCGATGTGGTTCTTCCTGAATCTGTACCTCCAGCAGGTGCTCGGGGCGAGTGCGTTCGCCGCTGGCGCCGCCCTGCTGCCTATGACCGGACTCGTGGTGATCATCATGATCGCTGTCGCCCCGCGCCTGCAGGCACGATTCGGCGCGAAGGCCCTGATCGTGAGCGGGCTACTTATTCTGGCCGCTGGCCTCCTGTGGCTCTCGTTCGTACGGCCGGACGGCAGCTACGCCGTTGACGTGCTGCCCGCCTCTCTGCTCGCGGCGCTCGGGATGTCGCTCGCGTTCGTGCCGTCGCTCGGCACCGCGATCAATGCGGCGCCGCCTGCCGAGACCGGCGTCGCGTCCGGCCTCGTGAGCACGAGTTACCAGATCGGCTCGGCGCTCGGCCTCGCCGTGCTCACCGCGATCGTGTACGGCGTCTCTGGTGCGGCTCCCTCGGCTGTGGAACTCACGCAGGGCTACTCGGCCGCCTTCATCGGCGCCAGCGCACTCGCACTCATCGGCGCGGTGATCACGGCAGTCGCAATGCGCACGCCCAGCCCAGCACCGGCGCCAGCAGAGACGCCCATCTCGGCGTAG
- a CDS encoding ABC-F family ATP-binding cassette domain-containing protein: protein MIRSGTVRFADRTVLSDLSLTVGPTDRIAVLGDNAAGKSTLLGVLAGTIPLSMGERNVVLPGGLALAEQRPEFAAGATVAEAIDQVLHEIRALEAAIVEITDRLTTALPAEQPRLLEALATAVDRRDARGGEAVEHQLDIALEQLSLGRLTRSRRVDTLSGGERARLALAAALTSGAELLLLDEPTNDLDDAGITWLEQRLAQHRGAVVAVTHDRAFLDHFAADIVSLACGGLRRTGNGYAGYLTARESEQRRIAAAHETWLQDLARSEDLVSGNAFRLAAIPRKQEKSGFGHGAFRARNRDHGAMSRIRQAKQQITQLRANPAPPPREPLRFAPEFTGAQPGADAMIVPEHESEEAPLLIRAKGLRLGMNGGPRQELRELELRAGERWLISGPNGAGKTTLLRTLAGEIHPARGDVWRRSELRIAWLRQELAAAGELSLCESFATQTQQHLVDAAERLFTLGLFPPEDFERRVGTLSTGQRRRLELAVAVAAPCDVLFLDEPTNHLAPDLVEELERALQDFPGLVVTVTHDRRWREHSAAAGPIHQLELP from the coding sequence ATGATTCGCAGCGGCACCGTGCGCTTCGCTGACCGCACTGTCCTCAGCGATCTCTCCCTGACCGTCGGGCCCACCGACCGCATAGCGGTACTCGGCGACAACGCCGCGGGTAAATCCACGCTCCTCGGAGTGCTCGCCGGGACGATTCCGCTCTCCATGGGCGAGCGTAACGTCGTGCTCCCTGGCGGTCTCGCACTCGCCGAGCAACGACCGGAGTTCGCCGCAGGAGCCACGGTGGCTGAAGCTATTGATCAGGTCCTGCACGAGATCCGCGCGCTGGAGGCCGCGATAGTTGAGATCACCGACCGTCTCACCACTGCCCTGCCCGCTGAGCAGCCACGGCTACTCGAAGCACTCGCCACCGCGGTGGATCGCCGCGATGCCCGTGGCGGCGAAGCCGTCGAACATCAGCTCGACATCGCGCTTGAACAGCTCTCGCTGGGGCGGCTCACCCGCAGTCGCCGGGTGGATACGCTCTCTGGCGGCGAGCGGGCCAGGCTCGCTTTGGCCGCAGCACTCACCTCAGGCGCAGAGCTGCTGCTGCTCGATGAACCGACAAACGACCTCGACGACGCCGGAATCACCTGGCTCGAACAGCGACTCGCACAGCACCGCGGCGCTGTGGTCGCAGTGACCCACGACCGAGCGTTCCTCGACCACTTCGCCGCTGACATCGTCAGCCTCGCCTGCGGCGGGCTGCGGCGCACGGGCAACGGCTACGCCGGATATCTCACCGCGCGCGAGTCAGAACAGCGCCGGATCGCCGCGGCACACGAGACGTGGCTTCAGGACTTGGCACGCAGTGAGGACCTCGTCTCGGGCAATGCGTTTCGCCTCGCGGCGATCCCGCGCAAGCAGGAGAAATCAGGCTTCGGCCACGGAGCGTTCCGTGCGCGCAACCGCGATCACGGCGCGATGAGCCGGATCCGGCAGGCCAAGCAGCAGATCACTCAGCTGCGCGCGAATCCCGCACCGCCGCCGCGCGAACCACTGCGCTTCGCGCCTGAATTCACGGGGGCTCAGCCAGGTGCAGACGCCATGATCGTGCCGGAGCACGAGAGCGAGGAGGCTCCACTGCTCATCCGCGCGAAAGGCCTCCGGCTCGGGATGAACGGCGGCCCGCGCCAGGAGCTCCGCGAGCTGGAATTGCGCGCAGGAGAACGATGGTTGATCTCCGGCCCAAATGGGGCAGGCAAGACGACGCTCCTGCGCACGCTCGCAGGGGAGATCCACCCGGCCCGTGGCGATGTCTGGCGCCGATCCGAGCTGCGAATCGCGTGGCTGCGACAGGAGCTCGCGGCAGCAGGCGAACTCTCACTGTGTGAATCCTTCGCGACTCAGACACAGCAGCATCTCGTCGACGCTGCGGAGCGGCTGTTCACGCTGGGGCTCTTCCCTCCGGAAGACTTCGAGCGGCGGGTGGGCACACTCTCCACCGGCCAGCGGCGGCGCCTCGAACTGGCCGTGGCAGTGGCCGCCCCCTGTGACGTACTCTTTCTGGACGAGCCGACGAACCATCTTGCGCCGGATCTCGTTGAGGAGTTGGAGCGAGCGCTGCAGGACTTCCCCGGACTCGTGGTCACGGTCACCCACGACCGGCGCTGGCGCGAGCACTCGGCTGCAGCAGGGCCGATCCACCAGCTCGAACTTCCCTAG
- a CDS encoding YHS domain-containing protein — translation MTTGTQAGASCCSTASAPSAANPAAVTAGSKNLLADDSAEMTTCPVMVGSAVTKATAVAAGLFRDFEGERYYFCCAGCGPAFDSDPAKYAANMA, via the coding sequence ATGACAACCGGAACCCAGGCAGGCGCGAGCTGCTGCAGCACCGCCTCAGCTCCTTCAGCCGCGAACCCGGCAGCTGTGACTGCTGGATCGAAGAACTTGCTCGCCGACGACAGTGCCGAGATGACCACCTGCCCCGTCATGGTGGGATCGGCGGTCACCAAGGCTACGGCTGTCGCCGCGGGCCTGTTCCGTGACTTCGAGGGTGAACGCTACTACTTCTGCTGCGCAGGCTGCGGCCCGGCATTCGACTCGGATCCTGCGAAGTACGCGGCCAACATGGCGTAA
- a CDS encoding ABC transporter ATP-binding protein, giving the protein MKGTLVTTSLLARDITLGYGDTPIISELSLKVPDGSFTIIIGPNACGKSTLLRGFARLLKPSTGAVLLNGTDLRGRKPKEVARELGLLPQSSLAPDGITVADLVGRGRFPHQNAMRTWSRADEIAVAEALAATGTTDLSKRLVEELSGGQRQRVWVAMALAQQTGHLLLDEPTTFLDIAHQIDLLELFADLHRDGTTLVAVLHDLNHAARYATHLVAMRDGEIVAQGDPREIITAELVEHVYDLPCTVITDPVTGTPLVLPLGRRKAEGRTP; this is encoded by the coding sequence ATGAAAGGAACACTCGTGACCACCTCGCTGCTCGCCCGCGATATCACTCTTGGCTACGGGGATACCCCGATCATTTCAGAGCTGTCGCTCAAGGTGCCAGACGGCTCGTTCACCATCATTATCGGCCCGAACGCGTGCGGGAAATCGACGCTGCTGCGCGGCTTCGCTCGGTTGCTGAAGCCGAGCACCGGTGCGGTGCTGCTCAACGGAACTGACCTGCGCGGGCGGAAACCGAAAGAAGTGGCGCGCGAGCTGGGATTGCTGCCGCAATCATCGCTCGCGCCCGACGGCATCACGGTCGCTGATCTGGTCGGACGCGGGAGATTCCCGCATCAGAACGCAATGCGCACATGGAGTCGCGCCGACGAGATCGCCGTCGCTGAGGCACTGGCGGCCACGGGCACCACCGATCTCTCAAAGCGACTCGTCGAAGAGCTTTCTGGTGGCCAGCGCCAGCGCGTCTGGGTCGCGATGGCGCTCGCGCAGCAGACAGGCCACCTGCTGCTCGATGAACCAACCACGTTCCTCGACATCGCGCACCAGATCGATCTGCTGGAGCTATTTGCCGATCTGCACCGCGACGGAACCACACTTGTTGCCGTGCTGCACGACCTGAACCACGCTGCCCGCTACGCCACCCACCTGGTCGCGATGCGCGACGGTGAGATCGTGGCGCAGGGCGACCCCCGAGAGATCATTACCGCGGAGCTTGTTGAGCACGTGTATGACCTCCCCTGCACAGTGATCACTGACCCGGTGACCGGCACACCGCTCGTGCTCCCGCTTGGTCGGCGGAAGGCAGAAGGGCGCACCCCGTGA
- a CDS encoding ABC transporter substrate-binding protein encodes MSLTHARPRARRASALVAVAVAAILTITGCSTGGGDSAAVQPGADAVVIKHAHGSTTIPEKPQRIVALGWMSPDVVAALGTNPVGIEEVWGAGESGYQPWFEDFVTQEYGETPEIIPYAEEGPNYEAIMALKPDLILGLYSGITDVEYERLSEIAPTVPYITGPWNPGTWEEMTTTIGKAMWEDDKAAELVEETDELVDSLAAEHPEFTDKTFVWGLTLNEGGTELGVYLEYDPRVRITEALGFTSTSAMDDFLATAEGDNWYTGVSLEKLPDVQADLFAAWGASAAEGEYTVSNKVIANWNPVAKNSYVIYADDAKASAISAPTVLSLKYILPEYVDDLAAALQGEPTIAGK; translated from the coding sequence ATGTCGCTCACCCATGCGCGCCCCCGAGCGAGGCGAGCATCAGCACTCGTTGCAGTTGCTGTCGCCGCGATCCTCACCATCACTGGCTGCTCCACCGGCGGCGGAGACTCCGCTGCTGTGCAGCCGGGCGCCGACGCCGTCGTGATCAAGCACGCACACGGCTCGACCACGATCCCGGAGAAGCCCCAGCGGATCGTCGCCCTCGGATGGATGTCGCCCGACGTCGTCGCGGCGCTCGGCACGAACCCGGTCGGCATCGAAGAGGTCTGGGGTGCTGGCGAGAGCGGCTACCAGCCCTGGTTCGAAGACTTCGTCACCCAGGAATACGGCGAGACTCCCGAAATTATTCCCTATGCAGAAGAAGGCCCGAACTACGAAGCAATTATGGCGCTCAAGCCGGACCTGATCCTCGGACTCTACTCCGGAATCACGGACGTTGAATACGAACGCCTGAGCGAGATCGCCCCGACGGTGCCGTACATCACTGGTCCGTGGAACCCGGGCACGTGGGAAGAAATGACCACCACAATCGGCAAGGCCATGTGGGAAGACGACAAGGCCGCCGAGCTTGTCGAGGAGACCGACGAACTCGTCGATTCATTGGCGGCGGAACACCCCGAATTCACGGACAAGACCTTTGTCTGGGGTCTCACCCTGAATGAGGGGGGCACCGAGCTGGGCGTCTACCTCGAGTACGATCCCCGCGTGCGCATCACCGAGGCGCTCGGCTTCACTTCAACGTCTGCGATGGACGATTTCCTTGCGACCGCAGAGGGCGACAACTGGTACACCGGCGTGAGTCTCGAAAAGCTGCCGGACGTGCAAGCTGACCTCTTCGCCGCCTGGGGGGCCAGCGCTGCCGAGGGCGAGTACACCGTATCGAACAAGGTGATCGCCAACTGGAATCCGGTCGCGAAGAACTCCTACGTGATCTACGCCGACGATGCGAAGGCCTCAGCCATCAGCGCGCCAACAGTGCTCTCGCTGAAATACATCCTTCCTGAGTATGTCGACGATCTCGCAGCAGCGCTGCAGGGCGAACCGACCATCGCAGGCAAGTGA
- a CDS encoding iron chelate uptake ABC transporter family permease subunit, which produces MTAPVPAVDFGRRYVGFESRRFAGRAPLRTVLVCVALVLVILGAGLASLTIGAYEVSFDAVLRAIVDPASDPNTRQVVFDWRLPRVLFAMLCGAALALSGGIFQSITRNPLGSPDIIGFGIGAQFGVTLVMIVLNLNTYMFKAAGALVGGLLTALIVYALATKGGTSAFRLIIVGIGVSAGLGSLTSWILISVSVEKAMMAATWGAGSIASLGFDQLVPAATVFACILLLTVPLNRRLPVLEMGDDAAIALGINAGRTRFVAVVLGVALIALVAAAAGPISFIALAAPQISQRLTRSNTPMGIFPVMLTGAALVVVSDAAAQLLMVPVGVVTVSVGGLYLAWLLAAQYARRA; this is translated from the coding sequence GTGACCGCGCCAGTGCCCGCCGTCGACTTCGGGCGCCGCTACGTCGGCTTTGAATCGCGTCGCTTTGCCGGTCGCGCTCCGCTTCGCACCGTGCTGGTGTGTGTCGCACTGGTGCTCGTGATTCTCGGCGCAGGGCTCGCGTCGCTCACGATCGGCGCGTACGAAGTGAGCTTCGACGCGGTGCTCCGCGCGATTGTCGATCCGGCCTCCGATCCAAACACCCGCCAGGTGGTGTTCGACTGGCGCCTCCCGCGTGTGCTGTTCGCAATGCTCTGCGGTGCGGCGCTCGCACTTTCCGGTGGGATCTTCCAATCCATCACCAGGAACCCGCTCGGCTCTCCGGACATCATCGGCTTCGGGATTGGCGCGCAGTTCGGCGTGACGCTCGTGATGATCGTGCTGAATCTCAACACGTACATGTTCAAGGCGGCGGGAGCCCTCGTGGGGGGTCTGCTCACCGCGCTGATCGTCTACGCACTCGCCACCAAGGGCGGCACCTCCGCATTCCGTCTGATTATCGTCGGCATCGGCGTCTCGGCGGGGCTCGGTTCGCTCACCTCCTGGATCCTGATCTCGGTGAGCGTCGAGAAAGCGATGATGGCCGCGACTTGGGGCGCCGGCTCCATTGCGTCGCTCGGCTTCGATCAGCTTGTGCCCGCAGCAACGGTCTTCGCGTGCATCTTGCTCCTCACGGTTCCGCTGAATCGGCGACTCCCCGTGCTGGAGATGGGCGACGATGCGGCGATCGCGCTCGGGATCAACGCTGGCCGCACCCGCTTCGTTGCGGTCGTGCTCGGTGTCGCGCTGATCGCGCTTGTTGCGGCGGCCGCCGGCCCCATTTCCTTTATCGCCCTCGCTGCACCGCAGATCAGTCAGCGGCTCACCCGCTCAAACACTCCGATGGGTATCTTCCCGGTGATGCTCACCGGTGCAGCCCTCGTGGTCGTCTCAGACGCAGCCGCTCAGCTGCTCATGGTGCCGGTCGGCGTCGTCACCGTCTCAGTAGGTGGCCTGTATCTCGCCTGGCTGCTCGCCGCACAGTACGCGCGCCGCGCATGA